From Pectinophora gossypiella chromosome 16, ilPecGoss1.1, whole genome shotgun sequence, one genomic window encodes:
- the LOC126373860 gene encoding graves disease carrier protein-like, with the protein MALKMEQKNDLDFILKNLLAGGVAGMCAKTTVAPLDRIKILLQAQSSHYKHHGVLGGLSAIVKKESLIALYKGNGAQMVRIFPYAATQFTSFEIYKKYLSRLHVPWFQHGDKFVAGAAAGVTAVTLTYPLDTIRARLAFQITGEHKYTGILHAAATMFRTEGGIRALYRGFVPTMVGMVPYAGFSFYCFESLKFFCMKYLPTTLCRKCERNTGGLVLTVPGKLVCGGLAGAVAQSVSYPLDVTRRRMQLACMDPRTEKFGMGMVQTLTLIYRENGVVKGLYRGMSVNYIRAIPMVATSFSTYELMKQLLQLDTGMKVA; encoded by the exons atgGCACTGAAAATGGAACAGAAAAATGATCTTGATTTTATACTGAAGAATTTGTTGGCTGGAG gAGTAGCAGGAATGTGTGCAAAGACAACAGTGGCACCACTGGACCGCATCAAGATCCTGTTGCAAGCACAGTCATCACATTACAAGCACCATGGAGTCCTCGGAGGCCTAAGTGCCATTGTCAAGAAAGAGTCCCTCATAGCTCTCTACAAAGGCAACGGTGCTCAGATGGTCCGGATTTTCCCATACGCCGCTACACAGTTCACTAGTTTTGAGatttataaaaag TACTTAAGCCGGCTGCACGTGCCGTGGTTCCAGCACGGTGACAAGTTcgtggcgggcgcggcggcgggcgtgACCGCGGTCACGCTTACCTACCCCCTGGACACCATACGGGCGCGCCTTGCCTTCCAGATCACCGGCGAGCACAAGTACACCGGCATCCTTCACGCAGCTGCCACTATGTTCCGCACG GAGGGTGGTATCCGCGCGCTATACCGCGGCTTCGTGCCGACCATGGTGGGCATGGTGCCCTACGCCGGCTTCAGCTTCTACTGCTTCGAGTCCCTCAAGTTCTTCTGTATGAAGTACCTGCCCACCACGCTCTGTCGGAAGTGCGAGAGAAATACTG GTGGGCTGGTGCTGACGGTGCCGGGCAAGTTGGTCTGCGGCGGGCTGGCGGGCGCGGTGGCGCAGTCCGTGTCGTACCCGCTGGACGTGACGCGGCGCCGCATGCAGCTCGCGTGCATGGACCCGCGCACTGAAAAGTTTGG CATGGGCATGGTCCAAACCCTGACCCTGATATACCGGGAGAATGGCGTAGTGAAGGGTCTCTACCGGGGGATGTCTGTCAACTACATCCGCGCCATCCCCATGGTGGCCACGTCCTTCTCCACCTACGAGCTGATGAAGCAGCTGTTACAACTCGACACTGGCATGAAGGTCGCATAG